One part of the Arthrobacter tumbae genome encodes these proteins:
- a CDS encoding cytidine deaminase family protein encodes MDSSELILAAAKRLNPHVNGDRLFGDVASALITDVGKIHYGVCIDTGSGTGFCAEAGAIGAMVTAGEYRIQSITAVWRDDSGRLFVLPPCGRCREFIRQIDPMNLDTEVVLGVDRVKLLRELLPEHEWPRPLPERS; translated from the coding sequence ATGGACTCCTCGGAGCTGATCCTTGCCGCAGCAAAGCGGTTGAATCCGCATGTCAACGGTGACCGCCTGTTCGGCGACGTCGCTTCCGCCCTCATCACCGACGTCGGCAAAATTCACTACGGGGTGTGCATTGACACGGGCTCGGGTACTGGTTTCTGCGCGGAGGCGGGGGCCATTGGAGCAATGGTGACGGCTGGTGAGTACCGTATTCAATCGATTACTGCTGTGTGGAGGGATGACAGCGGACGACTGTTCGTACTGCCGCCCTGCGGTCGGTGCCGCGAGTTCATCCGGCAGATCGACCCCATGAACCTGGACACGGAGGTGGTTCTCGGCGTCGACCGTGTGAAGCTGTTACGCGAGCTGCTGCCTGAGCATGAGTGGCCGCGACCGCTGCCCGAGCGTTCCTAG
- a CDS encoding uracil-xanthine permease family protein — MRRLGMNWTLHGDGRNVQPGRFVAPDERLSWPRTIGIGAQHVVAMFGATFLVPLLTGFPPSTTLLFSGLGTLIFLVITAGRVPSYLGSSFAFIAPIAAAQSEHGPAGALGGVVLAGAVLALIGLAVHWAGARWIQLLMPPIVTGAIVALIGLNLAPTAKASFEQAPLTALVTVISILLVTVLFKGILGRLSILIGVLVGYLVAVLRGEVDFAAINDAAWFGLPPFMAPEFHLSVIGLFVPVVLVLVAENIGHVKSVAAMTNRDLDPITGRALMADGLATVLAGSGGGSGTTTYAENIGVMAASRVYSTAAYWVAGVIAVLLSLFPKFGALIATVPAGVLGGAGVVLYGMIGVLGVRIWVQNRVDFSNPINLSTAGVALVVGIADFTWTIGDLTFAGIALGTAATLIIFHGMSGIARVRGSEHVAGPEQLEAEDHGSRPSKLG; from the coding sequence ATGCGCAGACTCGGAATGAACTGGACGCTGCACGGAGACGGACGGAACGTCCAGCCGGGTCGGTTCGTCGCCCCCGATGAGAGGCTGAGCTGGCCACGGACCATCGGCATCGGTGCGCAGCACGTGGTTGCGATGTTCGGCGCCACCTTCCTGGTGCCACTGCTGACCGGCTTCCCGCCGTCCACCACGCTGCTCTTCTCCGGCCTCGGCACGCTGATCTTCCTGGTCATCACTGCCGGCCGCGTACCCAGCTACCTTGGCTCGAGCTTCGCTTTCATCGCGCCGATTGCGGCGGCGCAGAGCGAGCACGGCCCTGCCGGGGCACTCGGCGGCGTCGTTCTGGCCGGTGCCGTGCTGGCGCTCATCGGGCTGGCGGTGCACTGGGCAGGCGCGCGATGGATACAGCTGCTGATGCCGCCAATCGTCACCGGCGCGATCGTTGCCCTGATCGGCCTGAACCTTGCGCCGACCGCCAAGGCAAGCTTCGAACAGGCACCCCTCACCGCACTGGTGACGGTAATCTCGATCCTCCTCGTCACCGTCCTTTTCAAGGGGATTCTCGGCCGGCTATCCATCCTCATCGGCGTCCTCGTCGGCTATCTCGTGGCCGTACTGCGCGGAGAGGTGGACTTCGCCGCCATCAACGACGCCGCGTGGTTCGGTCTGCCGCCCTTCATGGCTCCCGAATTTCACCTTTCAGTCATCGGGCTGTTTGTCCCGGTGGTCCTGGTTCTGGTTGCGGAGAACATCGGCCACGTGAAATCCGTGGCCGCCATGACCAACCGCGACCTTGACCCCATCACAGGGCGCGCCCTCATGGCGGACGGACTGGCCACCGTTCTGGCCGGTTCAGGTGGCGGTTCCGGCACCACCACGTATGCCGAGAACATCGGCGTCATGGCCGCCTCACGGGTGTACTCGACCGCCGCGTACTGGGTGGCCGGAGTCATCGCGGTGCTCCTGAGCCTCTTCCCGAAGTTCGGTGCGCTCATCGCAACGGTTCCGGCGGGAGTACTGGGAGGTGCCGGCGTCGTTCTCTATGGCATGATCGGCGTCCTCGGCGTGCGGATCTGGGTGCAGAACCGTGTCGATTTCTCGAACCCGATCAACCTCTCGACGGCGGGTGTGGCGCTCGTAGTGGGTATCGCGGACTTCACATGGACGATCGGCGACCTGACGTTCGCAGGCATTGCACTGGGCACGGCGGCTACCCTCATCATCTTCCATGGCATGAGCGGGATTGCCCGCGTCCGCGGCAGCGAGCACGTTGCCGGGCCGGAGCAGCTCGAAGCGGAAGACCACGGCAGCCGCCCTTCCAAGCTGGGGTAG